CAGCGACCGGATTGCGGAGGCCGTCGAGGGGCTCGATGTGGATATCGCCGTAAACGTGCAGGGGGATGAACCTTTTATCGAAGGGGAAAGCCTGGCCAAGCTCCTGGAGGTTTTCCGGGATGACCCGGAGAAGACCATCGACCTGGCATCGCTGATGACCGAAATAACGGACCCGGAAGAAATCGCCAACCCGAATACCGTCAAGGTGATTACCGACCACCGGGGCTTTGCTCTGTATTTTTCGCGCGCCCCGATCCCTTTCCAGCGCGCGGAGCATCCCCGGGCCACCTACTATAAGCATAAGGGGGTGTATGCGTTCCGCAAACAGGCGCTGCTGGATTTCAGGCGGCTGCCCATGCAGCCCCTGGAAGCCGTGGAGAAAATTGAAGCCATCCGCTACCTGGAGTACGGGAAGCGGATCAAAATGGTGCAGACACGGGTCACGGGGATTGAGATCGACACCCCGGAAGACCTCGAAAAGGCAAAGGCAGCATGGACTTGAATTTCAGCAACATCACAACCATCGGCTTCGATGCCGACGATACCCTGTGGGTAAACGAAACCTATTTCCGGGAGGCGGAAGAGTATTTTGCCGGCATGTTAGAGGAATTCGAGACCCGCAATACGATCGACCAGGAGCTTTTCAAAATGGAAATGCGCAACCTGGAACTCTACGGATACGGGATCAAGGGGTTTATGCTGTCGATGATCGAGTCGGCCCTGGAATTGTCGAACAACCGGGTTTCCCAGGCAACCCTTTCCAGAATCCTGGATCTTGGAAAAAACATGATATCGCATCCGTTGGAATTACTGCAGGACGTTCCGGAAGTGCTCCGGGCCCTGCACGGAAATTACCGGCTCCTGGTGCTGACCAAGGGCGACCTGCTGGACCAGGAACGCAAATTGGAAAAGTCCGGCCTGATGCAGTATTTCCACCATGTGGAAGTGTTGAGCGACAAGAAGCCCAGGAACTACAGCCGGCTGCTTGAACATCTCGAAATAGACATCTCGGAATTCCTGATGGTAGGGAATTCCCTGAAGTCGGATGTTCTACCTATACTGGAACTGGGCGGCCGGGCCGTACATGTGCCGTTCCATACCACGTGGGCCCATGAAGAGGTGGACCCCGCAGACCATGCAGACCGGCACCTGACCCTGTCACGGCTGAACGACCTGCTGAACTATTTAAACTGATTGAAGGTATGAAAGTGGAAGGACAACCAACCAATGTCAAAGCGGCATTAGCCGGCACCAAATACCGGAATTTTCCGATGGTGCCCCGGGTGATCTACGGCAAAGGCAGCTTTGATCAATTGGGCGATATCCTGATGCCGCGCCGCAAACACGCGGAGGCACCTGTAATCTTCCTGGTGGACGACGTATTCGAGGACTCCCCCCTGGTGGGTCGGATTCCCCTCTTATTTGAAGACCAGATCATCCTGATTTCCGCCGACGAGGAGCCGAAAACCGGGCAGGTGGATGCCCTGGTGGCACAGATACGGGACAGTTTTGCATCGACGCCCTCAGGCATTGTCGGTATCGGCGGCGGCACGCTGCTGGACCTGGCCAAGGCGGTGGCCATCATGTTGAACAACCCGGGCAAGACCTCCCGCTACCAGGGGTGGGACCTGGTCGCCAAGCCGGCGGTATACCACGTGGGGATTCCCACGCTGAGCGGCACCGGTGCAGAGGTATCCCGTACGGCCGTCCTGCTGGGTCCCGACCGGAAGCTCGGCATCAATTCGGATTATACGACCTTTGACCAGGTGGTGCTGGACCCGGACCTGACCCGCGATGTTCCCAGGGAGCAGTGGTTCTTTACGGGCATGGACTGTTATATCCATTGCGTGGAGTCCCTGCAGGGAACCTACCTGAACGCTTTCAGCCAGAGTTACGGGGAAAAGGCGTTGGAATTATGCGAGGAGGTTTTCCTCGGCGACCTCCCGGAAGATGTCGGGCGTGAAAAACTGATGATGGCCTCCTGGCACGGGGGCATGAGTATTGCCTATTCGCAGGTGGGAATCGCCCATGCGCTCAGCTACGGACTGTCGTATGTGTTGGGGACGCCCCACGGCCTGGGGAACTGCCTGGTGTTCCGGCATCTGGGGGATTACTACCCGGAAGGCGTTCGCCAGTTCCAAAAAATGCTGAAAAAAAACAGGATCGATCTGCCTGAGGGGGTTTGTGCCGACCTGACGGACCACGATCTGGAGACGATGGTTCAGGTGGCCCTGGGGATGGCCCCCCTTTGGGAAAATGCCCTGGGCCCGGACTGGGAATCCCGGGTATCTCCGGAACTCATCGCCGGGATATACCGCAAAATCTAAAAACAGGCCTGCGGGCTGCCATGCGCGCCATAGCCAGAATCATTTACGAAAGAATCCTCGGTTGGAATTTGGTGGGGGAATTCCCCCAACTGGATAAATACGTGGTGGCTGTAGCTCCGCATACGAGCAACTGGGATTTTTTCATCGGGTTGCTGGTTCGGACACTGAGCGGGGTGCGGATCAACTATATTGGCAAGAAATCGCTTTTCCGCCCGCCTTTCGGCTGGTTTTTCCGCTATACGGGCGGTGCCCCCGTAGACCGTCGGAGGAACGCGGATACGGTCCGGGCCATTGCCGCCCTGTTTCGCGAGCGAGCCGAGTTCCGGCTGGGCCTCTCGCCGGAAGGGACGCGCAAACCGGTCCCCGCCTGGCGGACCGGGTTCTACTACATCGCCATGGAAGCCGGGGTCCCCATTGTATTTGCCGCCCTGGATTACGGGAAGAAGCAGGTCCGGCTCTCCGAGCCCTTCTACCCAACGGGGCAATACGCCCAAGACCTGGAAATATACCACGCCTTTTTTAGGGGCGTCCGCGGGAAGAACCCGGAAAACGGATACCCTGCCTGACTTCTCCGAGGGAAGCCCCTTACACACCGTGTGACTCAGCGAAGTTTTTGTGTCGTTCATCGATAGTTTGCATTTCATCGATGGTTATAAGAATGCTTTTCTTAATATTTGATCGAAGCCAACCAACAAAATTTCGCTTCACGCGGCGGGTTTTCGCCAGCCGGTTTACATTTTTTACGTTCCCCCGTATTAGTATTTGGAAGTCACCCCACAACGCTTCCAGGCCTAACTTCTTATGCAATGGTGCAACGAGAGCACTTTTGCCTATGAAACAATTCTACTCCCGGAATACCGGCGGGGATTACCCCTGGTGTTCCATCCCGGATTACCTGTATGCGCGCTTAGCGGCAGGCCGGCGGGTATTTCCCCCTGGGGGAATGCCGCGGGGCTGTTTTGCGGGAAAGGATGCTCTTTGGTTGCCAGTAAGGAATCGAATTCACTCTCATCCCACAAACCGCTCCCATTATGGAAAATGTAGTTAAGCTACGCCAACGCCTTGCACGTGTAATCAAAAACATGGCCCAATGGCCACCCCGGACACAAACCGTTCCGGCAAAAATTCAATCGATACCCGCATGGAACCGGAAGGCACCGACCTTTTGGTTGTTCATTCTGGCCCTGGTCGGACTCGGCTTCCTGAGTCCGGTCCGGTCCCAGGCGGACCTCGTCGTCAACCCGGCCTCCTCCGATGTGGAAGTGAGCGATACTTTCACCCTGACCGTAGCCATTGAGTCCAGCGGACAGGCATACCAGGGAGCAGCTTTTTATTTGCAATTCGATCCTGCCATCCTACAGGTCAACAGCGCTACCCAATCCTCGGGAAGCGCCCTGCCGATTCCCCTGGATGGTCCGGATATCAACAATACTTCAGGGACAGTGTATTACCAGGCCGGGAACCTGTCCAGTGCCCCGACAACTGGGACTAACGTCCTTGATATCGTTTTTGAGGCCGTTGCCGAAGGGCAGTCGACTATCGCCTTTTTTGACCCGGACCCGAGTGATCCGTCACTTTTTCCGACCATATCACTCTCAGGCGGGAGCGTCCTGGGAACGGCAACAGGGGCTGTTGTAAATGTGGGAACCGCCAATCAAAACCCGATTGCCGATTTTACCATCGCGCCCAATCCGGCCAATACCAACCAGGTAATTGATTTTACGAGTACTTCCACCGACGCGGATGGGAGTATTGTCAATTACAGCTGGAACTTCGGGGACGGGAGCCCCGTGGTTTCCGGGGCCACCGAGACTGCGCCCCAGCACAGCTATACCCTTTCCGGCACGTACCAGGTCATGCTTACCGTTACGGACGACCTTGGGGGCGTCGGGATGATTACCAAACAAGTGCAGATCCTTGAAACCGGACCGACGCAGTATACGATTACTGCATCCGCAGGTGCGGGGGGAAGCATTTCCCCATCCGGGGCAGTTGCCGTCAATGAAGGAGACAACCAGGAGTTTGTATTTACGCCGGACCCCGGGTTTGAGATAACCGAAATACTTGTAGATTCCAGCCCGGTTCCTGTAGCACCTACCTACCAATTCACAGGTGTAACAGCGAATGCCACAATCAGTGTGAGCTTTGCCGAAATTCCTCCTTTCCAGCTGTGTATTGCCGCAGGAAATGATGCCCTGACGGCATTTGGAAGGGATTTTGTCGGCGACCCGAACACTACTCCTCCAACCACTACCCTGTTTTCCAGGACGAATGGGAAGGCCTACAAGGGGTATTCTAGTGCGATCGCGGGAACAACCCCAGGCTCTCCGGAGGAATTATTATTCCAGAAAGAAATTTACGGGGGCGCCGGTGGGACCAACCCATCCTATATCTATGACATCCCTGTCGAAAATGGAAACTACCAGGTAGAACTCTACTTTGCGGAGGTATTTCACCCGGGCCCCAACGGCCGGGTGTTCGATGTATTCCTGGATGGGAACCTGATCCTGGACGAGTACGACCTGGTCAACCCAATTAAGGATGGATTGTCCTCCAACCAGACGGCCATCACCAGGACATATAATGTCAATGTTACAGACGGAAATATTTCCGTACAGATTGGCGACGCTACCATTGATAATGGAAAACTGGCCGGAATTTGCATCACTGAAGTGAGCAGTGCCAACCTGCATCCGCTCAGCAATATCGGCCCGATTGCTGTCGATGCCACCGTGCCCGTTGCCCTGGCCCTGGGGATTTCAGACCCGGAAAGCGACCCGCTGACTGTAACGCTCCACGGCCTGCCCGCTTCCTTGAGCTTTAATTTTACCACCCAGCAACTCGAAGGCACCCCCCTGGTTGGCGACGTCGGCACCTATACCATCAACGCGATTATTTCGGATGGGACCAACTCCCCGGTAACGGAGGAATTCACCCTGACCGTTAACCCGGCCCCGGGCAATGACCCGCCAACCATCGACGCCATCGCGGATGTCACGGCCAATGAAGGGGATAACATCTCCGTGCCCATCACCATTACAGACGACACAGACCCCTCCGGTTCCATCGAGATATTCGACGTCAGTGCCGGGGGAACCAACCAACCGTTTACCCCAACGACTGCAGTTGCGGTCGGTTCCCTTACGGACAATGGGGGTGGTAGTTATAGCTTTGACTGGACGCCTGCGCCCGGTTCCGGTAAATCCTACCTGGCAATTGTTACTGCCGATGACGGGGTTAATCCGCCGGTGTCGGAATCCTTCCGGATTGACGTTGCCCAGCAAATTCAGAATGGCAGTACCATCCTGGCGCGGACGTTTAACAACCCGGACCCCTGGTATGGTTCCAATGCACCAGGTGCGGGATATTCAGTTGCTATTGAAGATGGAAATGGAAATCCGATGAATATCGGCTATATCGATAACGGGGATTTTGTGGAATACCTTATCAATGTCCCTGCCCCAGGCGTTTTCGATCTCGAAGTTCAGGCCGCGAAGGGCAATGGGGGTACAACAACTGTCACCTTCTCCGAGAATTCGGGAGGATCTTTTATCCCTATCGGTTCTGTCGATGTTGTCCAAACTGCATGGCAAACCTATGCGTCCTACACCACCCAGGTGACTTTTGTGAATTCCGGGTTGCAGACATTGCGTCTGGATTTTAACGGGGGGGTGAATATCTCTGAATTCAGCTTCACGGCCAATAATGACAATACACCACCGGTGGTGACAATCACAAGCCCGGTTGACGGTATCTACGCAACATCTGATGTGAGCTTGAGTTTTACCGGAACGGCCAATGACCTGGCTGACGGTGACCTTTCTGCCAACCTGAGCTGGGAGTCCGACGTGGACGGCCCGCTGGGTACGGGAGCCTCATTTTCTTCCAGCCTTTCCTTGGGAACCCACGTTATAACCGCTTCGGTTACAGATCTTGACGGATCTGATCCGCAAACGGGTCAGGCTTCAATTACAGTGAATATCATTTCCCCGGCACCGGCATGCGACGTGAGTTTCCGGGTGAATGCGGGAGGCCCGACCGTGTTATCTCCCGAGGGTGATTTTGAAGCAGATCAGTCTGTTTCCCAGGCAGGTTCAGATGCTCAGACAGGTACTCCCTCTCCCTATCTGGATCTGACTCCGCCTGCGGTGGATAAAACCTTTGGATCCAATGCGCCCCTGGCGTCCAATACTACAGGATATCCTGATTTTCTCTTCCAGACGGAACGATGGAGCGATGCCGCCAGCCCCGATAATATGAATTGGGCATTTCCCACAGGGAATGGAACGTTCCTGGTCAAATTATTATTCAATGAAAATTGGTCCGGCGAGGTCAATAGCCCCCGGGTTTTCGATGTGATTGTTGAGGGTGAACTGGCTCTGGATGATTACCGGCCTTCGGGACCAACGGGAGCAGATTTTAATGTTGCCAAAGTCGAAACCTATGAGGTGACTGTGGAGGACGGCACTCTCAACATCAATTTCCTTCCGGGAACCCAAAACCCATCAATCAAAGGGTTCGATATCTGTGCTGTCCCAGCCCCCAACACGGCTCCGGTCGTAAACATCACCGCCCCGGCGGCTGGCGCAAACGTAACCCGCGGCCAGGCGATAACGCTCACAGCGACCGCTACTGATGCCGAAGATGGCGATGTAGCTGCCTCCATCCAGTGGAGCTCGGGCGACATCCAGTTCTCCCCGGACGGTACTGGCGGCAGTACGACCGGAGTATTCGTAACCCCGGGAACCCAGACACTTCGGGCTACCGCCCAGGATTCCGAGCCGCTCGAAGGCTTCGATGAAATTACGGTGAACGTAAGTGCGCCTGAGGTGACATTTGCGAGCCCCCTGGAGGGTGCTACCCTGAGCAGCCTGACGGTAGGCGTAGAGTTGAGCCCCACGGGTATCCTGTTCGGGAATTCAGAGCACTTCCATATTTATATCAATCCGCCGGATATAAACAATATCGATACGGATACGCGTATTTCCTCGGCCGGCACCGGCCCCTGGAAAATCAGCGAGACGGAGTTCGAGTTCGACGAGAATAGCGGATCCCTGACAGCTACCACACCCGGTAACGGCATCCAGGAAGGAGCCAACACGATTGTGGTGGTAGCGGCCAACCAGTTCCACGACGAATTCACCAACCCGGAAGCTAAGGCAGTTGTCAACTTTGACGTCTGCCTGGTAAACATCACAGATGTTGCAGCCACCGATCCCTCGGAATGCGGGGTAAACGACGGTAGTATCGTCATTTCCGCCGATGGATCCAACCTGCAGTACAGCATCGACAACGGAGCCACCTTTGTGGCTTCCAATACATTCAGCGATCTGCCTGCCGGTACGTATAACATCGTGGTAAAGAACTCCGAGACTTGTTCGGATACACAACTCAATGTGGTCCTGACTGCCCCGGATGTGCCGGCGATAAGCCAGGTAGACCCAACCAACCCCACGGATTGCGGGACGGAAGACGGGACCCTCACCGTTTCGGCTACCGGGACGAACCTGGAATACAGCCTGGACGGCGTGGATTTCCAGGCCAGCAATGTATTTTCCGACCTGGCAGCAGGGGCCTACACGGTAACTGTCCGGGAAGTGGGCACCACTACCTGTACGGCAACATCCGGAGTGGTAACCCTGACAGCGCCCGAGGCGCCGTCTATTGACAGCATTACCCCCACCGACCCGACGGCCTGTACGACTGACGATGGAACGATTACCATCGGAGCCACGGGAACCCAGTTGGAATACAGTATAGACGGGGGTGCGAATTTCTTTGAAAACGGCGGGAATTTCACCGGCCTCCCCGACGGAACCTACAACATCGTGGTGCGGGAAGTCAACAGCCCGGCCTGCTTGGCGAACGGTACCGCCCCGGTGGTCCTTTCCGACCCGATTGGCCCGATGCCGGTTATTTCCGGGGACCTTACCTATCTGCAAGGCACCTCCGGGACTACCCTGGATGCAGGAGCAGGATACTCCTCCTACCTCTGGTCTACCGGGGAGACCTCCCAGACCATTTTGGCAACGGCAGGCAGCTATTTTGTCACCGTAACGGATGCCAACGGGTGCGAAGGCACCTCGGTAACGGTTATTGTATCCGAAACCACGGACAACGAGGCCCCTAATGCCGTATGTACG
This genomic window from Robiginitalea biformata HTCC2501 contains:
- the kdsB gene encoding 3-deoxy-manno-octulosonate cytidylyltransferase, translated to MKVVALIPARYGASRFPGKLMKDLAGKPVIVRTYEAAVRTGLFDQVVVVTDSEEIGQAVRDAGGSVIMSRETHETGSDRIAEAVEGLDVDIAVNVQGDEPFIEGESLAKLLEVFRDDPEKTIDLASLMTEITDPEEIANPNTVKVITDHRGFALYFSRAPIPFQRAEHPRATYYKHKGVYAFRKQALLDFRRLPMQPLEAVEKIEAIRYLEYGKRIKMVQTRVTGIEIDTPEDLEKAKAAWT
- a CDS encoding HAD family hydrolase, which codes for MDLNFSNITTIGFDADDTLWVNETYFREAEEYFAGMLEEFETRNTIDQELFKMEMRNLELYGYGIKGFMLSMIESALELSNNRVSQATLSRILDLGKNMISHPLELLQDVPEVLRALHGNYRLLVLTKGDLLDQERKLEKSGLMQYFHHVEVLSDKKPRNYSRLLEHLEIDISEFLMVGNSLKSDVLPILELGGRAVHVPFHTTWAHEEVDPADHADRHLTLSRLNDLLNYLN
- a CDS encoding iron-containing alcohol dehydrogenase family protein translates to MKVEGQPTNVKAALAGTKYRNFPMVPRVIYGKGSFDQLGDILMPRRKHAEAPVIFLVDDVFEDSPLVGRIPLLFEDQIILISADEEPKTGQVDALVAQIRDSFASTPSGIVGIGGGTLLDLAKAVAIMLNNPGKTSRYQGWDLVAKPAVYHVGIPTLSGTGAEVSRTAVLLGPDRKLGINSDYTTFDQVVLDPDLTRDVPREQWFFTGMDCYIHCVESLQGTYLNAFSQSYGEKALELCEEVFLGDLPEDVGREKLMMASWHGGMSIAYSQVGIAHALSYGLSYVLGTPHGLGNCLVFRHLGDYYPEGVRQFQKMLKKNRIDLPEGVCADLTDHDLETMVQVALGMAPLWENALGPDWESRVSPELIAGIYRKI
- a CDS encoding lysophospholipid acyltransferase family protein; amino-acid sequence: MRAIARIIYERILGWNLVGEFPQLDKYVVAVAPHTSNWDFFIGLLVRTLSGVRINYIGKKSLFRPPFGWFFRYTGGAPVDRRRNADTVRAIAALFRERAEFRLGLSPEGTRKPVPAWRTGFYYIAMEAGVPIVFAALDYGKKQVRLSEPFYPTGQYAQDLEIYHAFFRGVRGKNPENGYPA
- a CDS encoding malectin domain-containing carbohydrate-binding protein, with the protein product MENVVKLRQRLARVIKNMAQWPPRTQTVPAKIQSIPAWNRKAPTFWLFILALVGLGFLSPVRSQADLVVNPASSDVEVSDTFTLTVAIESSGQAYQGAAFYLQFDPAILQVNSATQSSGSALPIPLDGPDINNTSGTVYYQAGNLSSAPTTGTNVLDIVFEAVAEGQSTIAFFDPDPSDPSLFPTISLSGGSVLGTATGAVVNVGTANQNPIADFTIAPNPANTNQVIDFTSTSTDADGSIVNYSWNFGDGSPVVSGATETAPQHSYTLSGTYQVMLTVTDDLGGVGMITKQVQILETGPTQYTITASAGAGGSISPSGAVAVNEGDNQEFVFTPDPGFEITEILVDSSPVPVAPTYQFTGVTANATISVSFAEIPPFQLCIAAGNDALTAFGRDFVGDPNTTPPTTTLFSRTNGKAYKGYSSAIAGTTPGSPEELLFQKEIYGGAGGTNPSYIYDIPVENGNYQVELYFAEVFHPGPNGRVFDVFLDGNLILDEYDLVNPIKDGLSSNQTAITRTYNVNVTDGNISVQIGDATIDNGKLAGICITEVSSANLHPLSNIGPIAVDATVPVALALGISDPESDPLTVTLHGLPASLSFNFTTQQLEGTPLVGDVGTYTINAIISDGTNSPVTEEFTLTVNPAPGNDPPTIDAIADVTANEGDNISVPITITDDTDPSGSIEIFDVSAGGTNQPFTPTTAVAVGSLTDNGGGSYSFDWTPAPGSGKSYLAIVTADDGVNPPVSESFRIDVAQQIQNGSTILARTFNNPDPWYGSNAPGAGYSVAIEDGNGNPMNIGYIDNGDFVEYLINVPAPGVFDLEVQAAKGNGGTTTVTFSENSGGSFIPIGSVDVVQTAWQTYASYTTQVTFVNSGLQTLRLDFNGGVNISEFSFTANNDNTPPVVTITSPVDGIYATSDVSLSFTGTANDLADGDLSANLSWESDVDGPLGTGASFSSSLSLGTHVITASVTDLDGSDPQTGQASITVNIISPAPACDVSFRVNAGGPTVLSPEGDFEADQSVSQAGSDAQTGTPSPYLDLTPPAVDKTFGSNAPLASNTTGYPDFLFQTERWSDAASPDNMNWAFPTGNGTFLVKLLFNENWSGEVNSPRVFDVIVEGELALDDYRPSGPTGADFNVAKVETYEVTVEDGTLNINFLPGTQNPSIKGFDICAVPAPNTAPVVNITAPAAGANVTRGQAITLTATATDAEDGDVAASIQWSSGDIQFSPDGTGGSTTGVFVTPGTQTLRATAQDSEPLEGFDEITVNVSAPEVTFASPLEGATLSSLTVGVELSPTGILFGNSEHFHIYINPPDINNIDTDTRISSAGTGPWKISETEFEFDENSGSLTATTPGNGIQEGANTIVVVAANQFHDEFTNPEAKAVVNFDVCLVNITDVAATDPSECGVNDGSIVISADGSNLQYSIDNGATFVASNTFSDLPAGTYNIVVKNSETCSDTQLNVVLTAPDVPAISQVDPTNPTDCGTEDGTLTVSATGTNLEYSLDGVDFQASNVFSDLAAGAYTVTVREVGTTTCTATSGVVTLTAPEAPSIDSITPTDPTACTTDDGTITIGATGTQLEYSIDGGANFFENGGNFTGLPDGTYNIVVREVNSPACLANGTAPVVLSDPIGPMPVISGDLTYLQGTSGTTLDAGAGYSSYLWSTGETSQTILATAGSYFVTVTDANGCEGTSVTVIVSETTDNEAPNAVCTAFEIFLDADGNATLDPADIDGGSTDNVGIASLSASQTAFTCADLGVNQVMLTVVDVNGLSSSCMADVTVTDLIAPVVDCDANVIRNSLNGNPVVISVPEPTVTDNCETGLVAVGTRNDGQPMDAGFPVGTTVVTWTIADASGNVGTCQTNVIVNNTGSTNNNIVSFNVGGQVGNSNIDATLHTVEFTMPFGTDLSSLAPSIAVSEFASINPASGATADFTSPVDYTVTAQSGAQQVWQVTALLAADSEDPVVACPPNLTITNDPGACGAIVTFAATATDNDAVSSLDYSTPSGSVFPVGTTTVTVTAYDPAGNSDTCTFDVTVNDTEAPAVTCPGDIIVQAAPGASSATVSYGLPTVTDNCPGANVSLTGGLASGAAFPIGTTTVTYQATDASGNTASCSFDVTVEETPVTASLVIAPASMNVNLNVGGSQAVQYTVDSDDGSTLPTPAAMTITDNATGLDATWASTTSAANQDTPYEVFFNAAGLAPGTYNGTLAAGPVTGYSDTSIPITMTVSEIPPLSLLEFVLVDADSDTDLFPITNGMLIDVNALPTNNLNIRAEASDDVTSVVFQLSGTLTKNQTENVSPYAVYGDNSGNYNAQVFPLGSYTLNGTAYSGAGGSGSSGTTATVQFTFTDENPACASFDAVLDASSDPTSCSSPNGTASIDVSGATGSVTYTWSHNPALNSATATGLSGGSYSVQVSDSNGCIDVVNFTLNAPASPVVTLAAQPTVLNTDAPFALTGGSPAGGTYSGTGVSGGVFDPAVGPGTFAITYTFTDGNGCTASATQNLQVNSAIGDAALIVLDATTDTPLFALTDGMTIYKSTIGNTPLGVIYNADLNPGGVQFNLSGPLNESRYEGPSPHSLFGDIGVNIQGKPFPVGNYTLVANPANGPTISVNFSVVDQDPACVSFDASLASTTNPSTCNGNDGSATVSVSGSTGTVTYLWSHNPGLNAATANNLAPGAYSVTVSDSNGCIDVVSFTLNGPPLPVVTLAPQPTVEVTDAPFALSGGSPAGGTYSGTGVSGGVFDPSVGPGTYVITYSYTDGNGCSNSATRNLIVSGGLDDAVLIVVDATTDTPLFELVNGMIIQKSAIGNTPLSVIYNASLNPNGVFFKLTGPINETRSEGAIAPHSLFGDIGVDIQGKPFPVGNYSLTANPNNGPTVVVNFSVVNTSTSKVAPSVKSSPNPANDEVTLTFDAPVRLETFHIYDTAGRLVRVVRAEGDADLRAYRLEVLDLPVGMYYVRSTDADGNSYQEPILINRY